A window from Enterocloster bolteae encodes these proteins:
- a CDS encoding cache domain-containing protein, translating into MNRIKTKKKENIVQVLRRMYLLIAIIPMIVMTIITAVFYVNSLIDSTKQNLQTVLNLYADNIDGTISQGIKVIDIVQNDLSVQNALRVSRFEEKEEYYIQRTTINTTMMLINQNYGNTLDGIYILLDDGRCFKSSVFPYNKEKYSQQQWYKDIRDTQGIQGNGFYKYSRVIANPGKEGYISIGEPIINYRNGEIVGVILVEINLNTFSEMLSKTVTTQDLNVSITEEDGTPVWQYDLGEIRKKGNILKTHLDESIHRELSNGWEISMTTNWFNKIKTEVLNTLTILFILIIMVTFASIYFGRRFADTINHPLKQLQDGMNRNREIWRGEYIAVETEYHELDDLNEGVNDLISKVNQMFEEVKNKERAMRKVQFSALQA; encoded by the coding sequence ATGAATAGGATAAAAACAAAGAAAAAGGAAAACATTGTACAGGTTCTTCGGAGGATGTACCTGTTAATTGCAATCATTCCGATGATTGTTATGACCATCATAACAGCAGTATTTTATGTAAATTCCTTGATTGATTCCACAAAACAAAATCTTCAGACAGTTTTGAATTTATATGCTGATAATATAGACGGTACAATCAGCCAGGGGATTAAAGTGATTGATATTGTTCAAAATGATTTGTCTGTTCAAAATGCCTTAAGGGTATCACGATTTGAGGAAAAAGAAGAGTACTATATTCAGCGAACGACCATCAATACAACCATGATGCTGATTAATCAGAATTATGGCAATACATTAGATGGTATCTATATTCTTTTGGATGACGGAAGATGTTTTAAATCCAGCGTATTTCCTTACAATAAAGAAAAATATAGCCAGCAGCAATGGTATAAAGATATAAGAGACACACAGGGAATACAGGGAAATGGTTTTTATAAGTATTCCAGGGTGATTGCAAATCCGGGAAAAGAGGGTTATATATCCATAGGTGAGCCCATTATCAATTATCGAAACGGGGAAATTGTAGGTGTCATATTGGTGGAAATTAATTTGAATACCTTCAGTGAAATGCTTTCCAAAACAGTTACAACACAAGACCTGAATGTATCCATTACAGAGGAGGATGGTACACCTGTATGGCAGTACGATTTAGGAGAGATAAGGAAAAAGGGAAATATACTAAAAACACATCTTGATGAATCAATTCACCGTGAATTAAGCAACGGATGGGAAATCAGTATGACAACAAATTGGTTCAACAAGATAAAAACCGAAGTGCTCAATACGCTTACAATTCTATTTATCCTTATTATAATGGTTACTTTTGCCTCCATTTATTTTGGAAGGCGATTTGCGGATACAATTAACCATCCTCTTAAGCAACTTCAGGATGGAATGAATCGAAATCGGGAAATTTGGAGAGGGGAGTACATAGCGGTAGAGACCGAATACCATGAACTGGATGATTTAAATGAAGGTGTAAATGATTTAATAAGCAAAGTAAATCAGATGTTTGAAGAGGTAAAGAATAAAGAACGTGCTATGAGAAAAGTGCAGTTTTCTGCTCTTCAGGCCTAA
- a CDS encoding N-acetylmuramoyl-L-alanine amidase family protein has product MMTRDWNARGTKACVRPVLRCLFLLMIFTVFMGITAFAAAEKIDTVKLSFTCDPVPKAGEAPGTVTAKTGSREFTVKSTEYTNDVEVWSLGDKPRVRVVLEAADGYRFSYTTSSHFKLSGRGADFIKAKISDSGSTLNLECYLSQADGKPGKIQGLDWSGFRARWDKAEEDIKHYEVRLYRNRNLVTTVTASGTSYDFRNEITRAGDYTFRVRTIARYADRAGDWSEYSDENTVTERQVSSNGNGSWIQNQYGWWYRYYDGGYPSNTWEKINNTWYYFNRDGYMLNGWQQISGSWYYLGANGAMTRGWQSVNGRWYYMNGDGVMLTGWQYLGGRWYFLDGSGAMLTGWQFINGRLYFLDSSGAMLTGWQFINGAWYFLDGSGAMLTGWQFINGHWYYMNDSGIMLTGWQFINGAWYYLDGSGAMYADQTTPDGYYVDGSGKRN; this is encoded by the coding sequence ATGATGACCAGAGATTGGAATGCCCGCGGCACAAAGGCCTGCGTCCGGCCTGTTCTGCGCTGTTTGTTCCTTCTCATGATATTCACTGTTTTCATGGGAATTACGGCATTTGCAGCTGCAGAAAAAATTGACACGGTAAAATTATCATTCACATGCGATCCTGTCCCAAAAGCAGGAGAAGCACCGGGGACCGTGACTGCCAAGACCGGCAGCAGGGAGTTCACCGTAAAAAGCACTGAGTATACCAATGATGTGGAGGTATGGAGCCTGGGAGACAAACCCAGGGTCAGGGTGGTTCTGGAGGCGGCAGACGGATACCGTTTCTCCTACACCACATCCAGCCATTTCAAGCTCAGCGGACGCGGCGCGGATTTTATCAAGGCCAAGATATCCGACAGCGGCAGCACCCTGAACCTGGAGTGCTATCTCAGCCAGGCAGACGGAAAACCCGGTAAAATACAGGGACTGGACTGGAGCGGATTCCGCGCCAGATGGGATAAGGCAGAAGAAGATATAAAGCATTATGAAGTCCGCCTGTACCGCAACAGGAATCTTGTGACCACTGTCACTGCTTCCGGCACCTCTTATGACTTCCGAAATGAAATCACCCGGGCCGGCGATTACACCTTCCGGGTGCGGACCATTGCCCGGTATGCGGACAGAGCCGGGGACTGGTCTGAGTATTCCGATGAAAATACGGTCACGGAACGCCAGGTTTCAAGCAATGGAAACGGCTCCTGGATCCAGAACCAGTATGGCTGGTGGTACAGATACTATGATGGGGGATACCCTTCTAATACCTGGGAAAAAATCAATAATACATGGTATTATTTCAACAGGGACGGGTACATGCTGAACGGATGGCAGCAAATAAGCGGCTCCTGGTATTATCTTGGCGCAAACGGAGCCATGACCCGTGGCTGGCAGTCTGTCAACGGACGCTGGTACTATATGAACGGCGACGGCGTCATGCTCACCGGGTGGCAGTATCTCGGCGGACGCTGGTATTTCCTGGACGGCAGCGGCGCCATGCTCACCGGATGGCAGTTTATCAACGGACGCTTGTATTTCCTGGACAGCAGCGGCGCCATGCTCACCGGATGGCAGTTTATCAACGGGGCCTGGTATTTCCTGGACGGCAGCGGCGCCATGCTTACCGGGTGGCAGTTCATCAACGGACACTGGTATTACATGAATGACAGCGGCATCATGCTCACCGGGTGGCAGTTCATCAACGGGGCCTGGTACTACCTGGATGGCAGCGGCGCCATGTATGCAGACCAGACAACACCGGACGGTTATTATGTGGACGGCAGCGGAAAGCGGAATTAG
- a CDS encoding carbohydrate ABC transporter permease codes for MIKRILIHAVLVLLCLFIWLPLLLMAGSALMSEGEMLERFGAVFGMGNAPIKAAFIPSYPTLSPFVELLLDSPGFYVMFWNSCLQTGLVLAGQLLIALPGAWAFAHFCFPGKRALFLFYIILMMQPFQVTMVPSYLVLKRFHLLNTHLAVILPGIFSAFPVFIMTKFFASIPTPLIEAARLDGAGDFSIFMKVGIPVGRPGIISMLVLGFLEYWNAIEQPMTFLKEQRLWPLSLYLPDITADKAGAAWSASVIMMVLPVLLFLMGQETLEQGIAASGIKE; via the coding sequence ATGATAAAACGTATTTTAATACATGCGGTCCTCGTTTTGCTGTGTCTTTTTATATGGCTTCCCCTTTTACTCATGGCAGGCAGCGCGCTGATGTCCGAAGGGGAAATGCTGGAACGTTTCGGTGCTGTCTTTGGCATGGGAAACGCTCCCATAAAGGCAGCTTTTATTCCCTCCTACCCAACCCTGAGCCCCTTTGTGGAGCTGCTTTTGGATTCACCGGGATTTTATGTTATGTTTTGGAATTCCTGTCTGCAGACCGGGCTGGTGCTGGCAGGGCAGCTGCTTATAGCCCTTCCGGGCGCCTGGGCCTTTGCCCATTTCTGTTTTCCCGGAAAGAGGGCATTGTTTCTTTTCTATATCATTCTCATGATGCAGCCCTTTCAGGTGACCATGGTCCCGAGTTATCTGGTCCTTAAGCGGTTCCATCTTTTAAATACCCATCTGGCTGTCATTCTGCCGGGAATCTTTTCCGCTTTTCCCGTCTTTATCATGACAAAATTCTTTGCATCCATCCCAACGCCTCTCATAGAGGCGGCCAGGCTGGACGGAGCCGGTGACTTTTCTATATTTATGAAGGTAGGAATACCGGTGGGACGGCCGGGAATCATTTCAATGCTGGTGCTGGGATTCCTGGAATACTGGAATGCCATTGAACAGCCCATGACATTTTTAAAGGAGCAGAGACTCTGGCCGCTGTCCCTTTACCTGCCGGACATTACGGCTGATAAGGCAGGTGCTGCCTGGTCTGCCTCGGTCATTATGATGGTGCTTCCTGTTCTTTTGTTCCTTATGGGACAGGAGACGCTGGAGCAGGGGATTGCCGCATCAGGAATCAAGGAGTGA
- a CDS encoding sensor histidine kinase, translated as MNPHFLYNMLDHISWQIRVEQYEKAIHSLMSLSKFFRISLRMEEEMVTLEKELDHAKIYVDLQMIRYRDEISVEIVNDLDEQLMKTVIIPKFTLQPLIENAITHGLRDSGRKGFIRIHLMKSGDIGIIEIYDNGIGIAQENLKILRQALEKGTPVSKEIGGYGIVNVSQRIHYCYGDSYQVAIASKEGAYTSVKVIFPIK; from the coding sequence GTGAATCCGCATTTTTTATATAATATGTTAGATCATATTTCCTGGCAGATTAGAGTCGAACAGTATGAAAAGGCAATTCATTCCCTGATGTCGCTATCTAAATTCTTCCGAATATCTTTGAGGATGGAAGAAGAGATGGTTACATTGGAAAAGGAGTTGGACCACGCAAAAATTTATGTAGATTTGCAGATGATTCGTTATAGGGATGAAATTTCTGTTGAAATAGTGAATGATTTGGACGAACAATTGATGAAGACAGTCATTATACCTAAATTTACATTACAACCGTTAATAGAGAATGCGATTACGCATGGTCTAAGAGATAGTGGAAGAAAAGGGTTTATAAGAATACATCTGATGAAAAGCGGGGATATAGGAATCATAGAGATATATGATAATGGTATAGGAATTGCACAGGAAAATTTGAAAATTTTAAGACAGGCATTGGAAAAAGGAACGCCAGTCAGCAAGGAAATAGGGGGATATGGGATTGTTAATGTAAGTCAGAGAATACACTATTGCTACGGGGACAGCTATCAAGTGGCAATAGCAAGTAAAGAGGGCGCTTATACATCAGTAAAAGTGATTTTTCCAATTAAGTGA
- a CDS encoding ABC transporter permease, translated as MKKWIILILIAALWGFGTILAWTMRDAGCHVFMYFGEGDAVEKQLITHALDSEQEQGRNMLPEITAWSRAKRLKVMNPGLGRSGEADCIAVYGLMEMASYSRLIGGTYGYRSDQDGCLISSGLAMELFGGLDVAGKYIWCRQKPYKIRGVTDDSSHVILLPAKDKDAMRYMMFTYARSGEGRTGEEGTSHGMETGKAAAVNFLYRNEIKSGKVLVDGAYVSAAAGLGACLPLWITSVWALSVLMGRRGAKAGAKMRAKTRAKAFILAAVFFLAGLFLAWKLELKIPPDLIPSRWSDFEFWSGKIEELRSDMAAVGEAGDVWWLAQMKSRLLLCLFCSFAGTAGGVLWGVKCTGRPGE; from the coding sequence ATGAAAAAATGGATCATACTTATACTCATTGCCGCCTTATGGGGCTTTGGGACCATCCTGGCCTGGACCATGAGGGATGCCGGCTGCCATGTATTCATGTACTTTGGGGAAGGGGACGCGGTAGAGAAACAGCTGATTACCCATGCACTGGACAGTGAACAGGAACAAGGCAGGAATATGCTGCCTGAAATCACAGCATGGTCCCGTGCAAAAAGGCTGAAGGTAATGAACCCCGGACTGGGAAGGTCCGGGGAGGCGGACTGCATCGCTGTATACGGACTCATGGAAATGGCGTCATATTCCAGGCTGATTGGAGGAACATACGGCTACCGCTCGGACCAGGACGGATGCCTTATCAGCAGCGGTCTGGCCATGGAACTGTTCGGAGGTCTGGATGTAGCGGGAAAATACATCTGGTGCAGGCAGAAACCTTACAAGATACGGGGAGTCACAGATGACTCATCCCATGTCATACTGCTGCCTGCCAAGGACAAAGACGCCATGCGGTATATGATGTTTACATACGCAAGGAGCGGAGAAGGGCGTACGGGGGAGGAAGGGACATCCCATGGGATGGAGACAGGAAAAGCAGCAGCGGTAAATTTTCTTTACAGGAATGAGATTAAGTCCGGCAAGGTCCTGGTGGACGGAGCGTATGTTTCCGCTGCCGCCGGCCTTGGAGCGTGTCTGCCCCTGTGGATAACTTCGGTATGGGCGCTCTCCGTCCTGATGGGAAGAAGGGGGGCAAAGGCGGGAGCAAAGATGAGGGCAAAGACGAGGGCAAAGGCATTCATCCTGGCTGCCGTATTTTTTTTGGCGGGCTTATTCCTGGCATGGAAGCTGGAGCTTAAGATACCTCCTGATTTGATTCCCAGCAGATGGTCTGATTTTGAATTCTGGTCCGGGAAAATAGAGGAACTGCGTTCTGATATGGCGGCCGTGGGGGAGGCTGGGGATGTCTGGTGGCTGGCGCAGATGAAGAGCAGGCTGTTATTGTGTTTGTTCTGCAGCTTTGCAGGCACAGCGGGAGGCGTCCTGTGGGGAGTAAAATGTACAGGGCGTCCCGGAGAGTAA
- a CDS encoding response regulator transcription factor, with protein sequence MLRMVIADDETFILDCLSKYIPWRNYGIEVVATAKDGVEALNFVKEKRPDILIADIKMPLLDGISLLERVKEVKSNIEVIIISGFQEFEYARKALKHGCMGYVLKPIEPEELVTYVQKAADKILKSREEQIMIQKVMRPEIYINGMINGTLTSEECAYYMEQYQQFSEKTLRMGILLFNGFSSETGGESKHPYKRLMDDIEDMVQKSDSFFIVEKGFDNVVLLFHAQTKEEILQTEEMVSKHVTVLNHIQNSIKVTFIRAGDFSSIDTVHEQYWRLVWDSLKEEDESEKEKVDSGTQGTKDLIQEAKLFIEKNFKDSELCLNKVAVNLGVSPGYLSSLFSTKCDCGLTSFINRVRINYAKLMLEKDDDKIEYIAESSGYENATYFSTVFKRETGLPPSEYRRNTRK encoded by the coding sequence ATGCTGAGAATGGTAATTGCAGATGATGAGACATTTATATTAGACTGTTTGTCAAAGTACATACCTTGGAGAAATTATGGTATTGAAGTAGTTGCAACGGCTAAAGACGGTGTAGAAGCATTAAATTTTGTGAAAGAGAAACGGCCGGACATACTGATAGCGGATATAAAAATGCCGCTGTTGGATGGAATTTCATTGCTTGAACGTGTAAAAGAGGTCAAAAGCAATATAGAGGTAATCATTATCAGCGGATTTCAAGAGTTTGAATATGCAAGAAAGGCACTGAAACATGGCTGCATGGGATATGTACTAAAACCAATTGAACCAGAGGAACTGGTAACATATGTACAAAAGGCAGCCGATAAAATCTTAAAATCCCGGGAAGAACAGATAATGATTCAAAAGGTCATGCGACCGGAAATCTACATAAATGGAATGATAAATGGCACCCTGACTTCTGAAGAATGTGCTTATTATATGGAACAGTATCAACAATTTTCAGAAAAGACACTGAGGATGGGAATTCTCCTGTTTAACGGGTTTTCTTCTGAGACAGGAGGAGAAAGCAAACATCCTTATAAGCGGCTTATGGATGATATTGAAGATATGGTACAAAAGAGTGATTCATTTTTCATAGTTGAAAAGGGATTTGATAACGTTGTCCTTCTTTTTCATGCGCAAACAAAAGAGGAGATATTGCAAACCGAGGAGATGGTATCAAAACACGTGACAGTTCTGAATCATATACAAAACAGCATAAAGGTGACCTTTATAAGGGCTGGGGATTTTAGTTCAATTGATACGGTTCACGAACAATACTGGAGACTTGTCTGGGATTCTCTAAAAGAGGAAGATGAATCGGAAAAAGAGAAAGTTGATTCTGGTACACAGGGAACAAAGGATTTGATACAGGAAGCAAAGCTGTTTATCGAGAAAAATTTTAAGGATTCGGAGCTATGTTTGAATAAGGTAGCAGTAAATCTTGGAGTATCACCGGGGTATCTTTCTTCCCTGTTTTCCACAAAATGTGATTGTGGTCTGACATCATTTATCAACAGGGTACGTATTAACTATGCAAAGCTAATGTTAGAGAAGGATGATGACAAAATTGAGTATATTGCAGAATCCTCGGGTTATGAAAATGCCACCTATTTTTCAACTGTTTTTAAGCGGGAAACAGGATTGCCACCATCTGAGTATAGGAGAAACACCCGAAAATGA
- a CDS encoding carbohydrate ABC transporter permease, translating into MRRTRQCCIFRSRKAINQSSGNRFGIYLRNLRPWLFLAPSLAGTAVFVLIPFVNVVVRSFFQAVGGQFVGMENFIQVFHSQAFRLAVKNTLHFILVCIPVLMAFSLWVSILMTGAADSRSLYKTTILLPMAIPVASVVLLWKLLFYPQGILDQMVVWAGGSSQDWLNQGSAFYILVLTYIWKNTGYDMMLWLAGLDGIPKELFEAAKVDGAGSWQSFFHIALPGLKSTAFLVLVLSVINSFKVFREAYLISGDYPHESIYMLQHLFNHWFVSLDIQKMSAASVMVEVSIMIPVLLWTWKRKKR; encoded by the coding sequence ATGCGCAGAACAAGGCAATGCTGTATTTTTCGGAGTAGAAAAGCTATAAATCAATCTTCCGGGAACCGATTTGGCATTTATCTCAGGAATCTGAGGCCATGGCTGTTCCTGGCCCCAAGTTTGGCGGGGACAGCCGTATTTGTGCTCATACCCTTTGTGAATGTGGTGGTCCGCTCCTTTTTTCAGGCAGTGGGCGGACAGTTTGTGGGAATGGAGAATTTTATACAGGTCTTTCACAGCCAGGCATTCCGGCTGGCTGTAAAGAATACCCTGCATTTTATCCTGGTGTGCATCCCTGTGCTGATGGCCTTTTCACTGTGGGTTTCCATCCTTATGACGGGAGCTGCGGACAGCCGGAGCCTGTATAAAACAACCATTCTGCTTCCAATGGCCATACCGGTGGCCTCCGTTGTACTGTTGTGGAAGCTGTTGTTTTATCCCCAGGGGATTCTTGACCAGATGGTGGTATGGGCAGGCGGGAGCAGCCAGGACTGGCTGAATCAGGGAAGTGCTTTTTATATCCTGGTATTGACCTATATATGGAAAAACACAGGCTACGATATGATGCTCTGGCTGGCCGGACTGGACGGAATTCCAAAAGAGCTTTTTGAGGCAGCAAAGGTGGACGGAGCCGGTTCCTGGCAGAGCTTTTTCCATATTGCTCTGCCGGGGCTGAAAAGTACGGCCTTTCTGGTGCTGGTGTTGTCTGTTATCAATTCCTTTAAGGTGTTCAGGGAGGCATACCTGATATCAGGGGATTACCCACATGAGAGTATCTATATGCTCCAGCACCTGTTCAACCATTGGTTCGTATCCCTGGACATTCAGAAGATGAGCGCGGCATCCGTGATGGTGGAGGTATCCATTATGATTCCGGTGCTGCTGTGGACCTGGAAAAGGAAAAAGAGATGA
- a CDS encoding response regulator transcription factor: protein MRILLVEDDKELCDAIKLQLERAGYETDCCGQGQEAFYYASEYPYDVIILDRMLPQMDGLGVLGGLRRMNITTPVIITTALDGINDRIDGLDAGADDYLVKPYAAGELLARIRALTRRPGNFKQSPSAACSNISLDPEKRELTGPLGTLQLSKRESALMEYLIRNKGQVLPRGLILSYIWGPDSDVEEGNLDNYIYFLRRRLKSIGALPQIKTVHGIGYRLEIGGTHD from the coding sequence ATGCGGATTCTATTGGTTGAAGATGATAAGGAATTATGTGACGCCATAAAGCTCCAGCTGGAGCGGGCGGGATACGAGACTGACTGCTGCGGCCAGGGGCAGGAAGCCTTTTATTATGCATCGGAATACCCCTACGATGTGATCATACTGGACCGGATGCTTCCCCAGATGGACGGGCTTGGCGTCCTGGGCGGCTTAAGGAGAATGAATATTACCACACCGGTCATCATCACCACTGCCCTGGACGGCATCAACGACAGGATTGACGGCCTGGACGCAGGCGCCGACGATTATCTGGTGAAGCCTTATGCTGCCGGGGAACTGCTTGCCAGAATCCGGGCCCTTACCAGGCGGCCGGGAAATTTTAAGCAGAGTCCCTCGGCCGCCTGCTCCAACATCAGCCTGGATCCGGAGAAAAGGGAGCTCACAGGACCCCTGGGAACCCTGCAGCTGAGCAAACGCGAATCCGCCCTGATGGAATACCTGATTCGCAATAAGGGCCAGGTCCTCCCCAGGGGGCTGATTCTCTCTTACATATGGGGTCCTGACTCAGATGTGGAGGAGGGGAATCTGGACAACTATATCTATTTTCTGAGACGTCGTCTCAAATCCATAGGAGCCCTGCCCCAGATTAAGACGGTCCACGGAATCGGATACCGCCTGGAAATCGGAGGGACCCATGATTAA
- a CDS encoding PfkB family carbohydrate kinase, whose product MKQALIIGSTVADVTVRLPHLPVTGEDVIVESQSMSLGGCAYNVSEILRQSGVPYTLFSPVGTGIYGNYVREHLKRKQIPILIPAPAADNGCCYCFVEESGERTFAALHGAEYRFERQWFSLAESLSVGSVYVCGLELEEDTGGFILDYLEEHPEYTVYFAPGPRISFIPQSSLRRMFSLSPILHLNRDEALEYTGTTGSPENKKPWKKADLPCREYRLEACLPEAASRLTALTRNHVIITLGAHGAFHMEPSGKHALIPGCPARQVDATGAGDSHMGAVIACRMKGFPMDKAIRTANRISAAVVEHAGAGLDDEDFLRLNA is encoded by the coding sequence TTGAAGCAGGCATTGATCATCGGTTCCACTGTGGCGGACGTGACCGTCAGACTGCCCCATCTGCCCGTTACCGGCGAGGATGTGATTGTGGAGAGCCAGTCCATGTCCCTGGGAGGATGCGCCTATAATGTGTCGGAAATCCTCCGCCAGTCCGGTGTCCCATACACCCTGTTTTCTCCAGTTGGGACAGGGATTTACGGCAACTATGTAAGGGAACATCTAAAACGGAAGCAGATTCCCATTCTCATCCCCGCGCCTGCGGCAGATAACGGCTGCTGTTACTGTTTTGTGGAAGAATCAGGTGAGCGGACCTTTGCGGCCCTTCACGGCGCGGAATACCGTTTTGAAAGGCAGTGGTTCAGCCTGGCAGAATCCCTGTCCGTGGGATCTGTCTATGTGTGCGGGCTGGAACTGGAGGAGGATACAGGGGGCTTCATACTGGATTACCTGGAAGAGCACCCGGAATACACTGTATACTTTGCGCCGGGTCCCAGAATCAGCTTCATCCCCCAAAGCAGTCTAAGGCGCATGTTTTCCCTGTCTCCCATCCTGCATCTCAATAGAGATGAAGCCCTGGAATATACAGGCACCACAGGAAGCCCTGAGAATAAAAAACCGTGGAAAAAAGCGGACCTCCCCTGCCGGGAATACAGGTTAGAAGCATGTCTGCCGGAGGCTGCCTCCCGTCTTACAGCCCTTACCCGCAATCATGTCATCATCACCCTGGGAGCCCATGGCGCGTTCCATATGGAGCCTTCGGGAAAGCATGCCTTGATTCCCGGCTGTCCGGCACGGCAGGTGGATGCCACCGGGGCCGGGGACAGCCACATGGGTGCAGTGATTGCATGCCGCATGAAGGGTTTTCCCATGGACAAAGCCATCCGCACAGCCAACCGTATATCTGCCGCTGTGGTGGAACACGCCGGAGCCGGGCTGGACGATGAGGATTTTCTGCGCCTGAATGCCTGA
- a CDS encoding ABC transporter substrate-binding protein produces MRKKGLAMLMAGIMIVSSCVMGCAKDDSNDIPAKTSAAASETEAQSEKAGTDTTQKVSGEIKGDINGDGIFKVGFSELAIDGAWRVAQVDSMQKEAESRGYEFVMSNAELDTAKQISDVEDLLTQDLDFLFIAPIDMEAIMPAIEAAKAKGVPTILLDREANGTPGVDYICTILSNYIWQGEACADWLSENGGADSYKIVQITGKVGGSDVRDRQAGFETGVKKYENMEIVATQSGEWSRTEAQKVMQNIIQSTGGDFNVVYCHNDEMALGVVLALKAAGMNPGTDVKVIAIDGQAEAVEAIIAGEMNCIATCNPRFGPVAFDTMEKYLNEEKLEHIINNEEYIIDSTNAEEKLPDAF; encoded by the coding sequence ATGAGAAAAAAAGGTTTGGCAATGTTAATGGCAGGTATCATGATAGTCAGTAGTTGTGTTATGGGATGCGCAAAAGACGATTCAAATGATATTCCAGCAAAAACATCAGCTGCAGCATCGGAAACAGAGGCTCAGTCAGAGAAAGCAGGTACTGATACAACTCAAAAGGTATCGGGAGAAATAAAAGGAGATATAAACGGTGATGGTATTTTTAAAGTGGGATTTTCCGAATTGGCTATTGACGGTGCCTGGAGAGTTGCGCAGGTTGACAGTATGCAGAAGGAAGCAGAATCCAGAGGGTATGAATTTGTAATGTCCAATGCAGAACTGGATACAGCCAAGCAGATTTCAGATGTAGAGGATTTGCTTACACAGGATTTGGATTTTCTGTTTATAGCACCTATTGATATGGAGGCCATTATGCCTGCAATAGAGGCAGCAAAGGCTAAGGGTGTTCCTACAATTCTGTTAGACAGAGAGGCCAATGGAACACCGGGCGTGGATTATATCTGCACGATTCTTTCAAATTATATATGGCAGGGAGAAGCATGTGCTGACTGGTTAAGCGAGAATGGAGGCGCAGACAGTTATAAAATAGTTCAGATTACCGGCAAAGTAGGGGGAAGTGATGTACGCGACCGCCAGGCAGGATTCGAGACCGGAGTAAAAAAGTATGAGAATATGGAAATTGTAGCAACCCAGAGCGGTGAGTGGTCCAGAACAGAAGCTCAAAAGGTAATGCAAAATATTATTCAATCAACAGGCGGTGATTTTAATGTGGTTTACTGTCATAATGATGAGATGGCACTGGGGGTTGTACTTGCTTTAAAAGCAGCGGGAATGAATCCGGGAACTGATGTAAAGGTAATTGCTATTGATGGACAGGCTGAAGCAGTAGAGGCAATCATAGCAGGGGAAATGAACTGCATTGCTACCTGTAATCCAAGATTTGGTCCAGTTGCTTTCGATACTATGGAAAAGTATTTGAACGAAGAAAAACTGGAGCACATCATCAATAATGAAGAGTATATTATTGACAGTACAAATGCCGAGGAGAAATTGCCGGATGCGTTTTAA